In the Planctomycetia bacterium genome, AATGTGCCGGTGGCCGTCGTCAACGGGCGCTTAGGGGAACGGAGCTTTCGCGGCTATCGCAAGGTGCGGTTCTTGATGCGGCGTTTGCTGTCGCGGCTCGATGTCGTGGCCGTGCAAAACGAGGAGTATCGGTCGCGCTTTCTCGAACTCGGTTGCGAACCGGCGCGGCTCTCCGTGACGGGCTCGCTCAAGTTCGACGGCGCCGCGAGCGATCGTCGCAATCCGCATACGCTCCGGCTCGCGGAACTGGCCGGCATCCGCTCCGACGAAGTCGTGTTTCTCGCCGGCAGCACGCAAGAGGGAGAAGAAGCAGCGGCACTCGAGGCCTATCGGGCCGCGGTCGTCGATTTCCCTAAGCTCAAGCTCATCTTAGTGCCGCGGCATCCGGATCGGTTCGAGGAAGTCGCGGAGTTGGGGAGACGCTCGGGTTTCGTATTTCGCCGGCGCTCGGAACTCGCTCACCCAGGAAACAACGAGGCTTGGCAGGTGCTGCTGGTCGATGCGATCGGCGAACTCGGCGCTTGGTGGGGGCTCGCTCGAATCGCGTTCGTCGGCGGAAGTTTCGGCGATCGGGGCGGCCAGAACATGCTCGAACCGGCCGGTTACGGAGCCGCGGTCTCGTTCGGGCCGAACACCTGGAACTTCCGCGATATCGCCGCGGCACTCGTTGAGGGAGGCGCGGCCGAAGTCGTGCCCGATCCGGCCGGTCTGACTGCTTTCGTACGCCGGTGCTTGTCGGAGCCCGGCTTTGCGTCGGAGTTGGGGGAGCGTGCGCGGGAACTCGTTGCGGCGAACCGCGGAGCGACGAACCGGACGGCCCGTCTGCTGTTGCCGCTGGTGGCAGAAGCCGCGGCAGCGCGGCGCGCGGCTTAGCGATTTTTTTTGCAAGAAGGCTCCGGCGGCGGCAACGTATCGCCGGAAGGCCGGCGACTCGGCGGATAACCGCCCCCGACCGGTTGGCAACGGCCCTCCGAAGGCCTATTATAAGCCCGCCGGAAGCGTCGTCTGCGACGCATCGCCCCCGTGTAACCGTCTGCGGTCCTTTCTCAGACTTACATTGTTACTTATAGGAATCGGTCTCTTACGAGATCCGATCAGACGACGATGAACGAATCGAAACCTGCGGCGACATCCACCCGCCCGGTGATGATCGAAGCCGTTAAGCTGTCGAAATACTACGGGCAATTCGCAGCCTGTCGCGATGTGAGCTTTCAGATCGGTCAGGGGGAGGTCGTCGCGTTTCTCGGCCCTAACGGTGCCGGGAAGAGCACGACGATGAAGCTGCTGACGGGCTACTTGGCCCCGTCGACCGGCCGAGCGTTCATCGCCGGCCACGACATGGGAAGCGACCGGCTGGCCGGAGCGACGAAGCTCGGCTACTTGCCGGAAAACGGCCCGCTCTACCCGGACATGACGCCGCGCAAGCTGCTGGAGTTCTTCGGCGATGCGCGCGGCATGCAACGCGGGTTGCGCGACAAACGCATCGAGCAGGTGATCGAACTTTGCCGCTTGAAGACCGTGGTCGGCAAGCCGATCGCGAAGCTCTCGAAGGGGTATCGGCAGCGCGTCGGCATGGCGCAGGCCTTGTTGCACGATCCCGAAGTCTTGATTCTCGACGAACCGACGGCCGGCCTCGACCCGAACCAGATTCGGGAAGTGCGCGACATGATTCGTCGGCTCGGGCAGAACAAGACCATCTTGCTCTCGACGCACATCATGCAAGAAGTCGAGGCGATGTGTTCGCGCGTGATCTTCATCAACGAAGGCCGTGTCCGATTCGACGGCACCCCCGACCAGTTGAAGTCGGGCGGTCGCTCGCTCGATGAGAAGTTCCATGAGTTGACCGCCGTGTAAGGCGGCGCAGCGTGCGGCGGAGCGAATCGACGTGTCGCTCGTCGCCCGCCGAGAGTCCCGTTCGATTGTTGGTGTTCGGATCGTTTAGTCGGAATTTCATCCTCAGCC is a window encoding:
- a CDS encoding 3-deoxy-D-manno-octulosonic acid transferase, with the translated sequence MAYLLNLLYLALLVAASPWLVYASVRKKKYRQGFAEKLLGLVPKRAGSEPCVWVHAVSVGEVMLVASLVKQLRAERPTWRVVLSTTTQTGLETARKKYPDLLSFYCPLDFSWAVRAAMRRLRPSMLVLAELELWPNLIAAAKQANVPVAVVNGRLGERSFRGYRKVRFLMRRLLSRLDVVAVQNEEYRSRFLELGCEPARLSVTGSLKFDGAASDRRNPHTLRLAELAGIRSDEVVFLAGSTQEGEEAAALEAYRAAVVDFPKLKLILVPRHPDRFEEVAELGRRSGFVFRRRSELAHPGNNEAWQVLLVDAIGELGAWWGLARIAFVGGSFGDRGGQNMLEPAGYGAAVSFGPNTWNFRDIAAALVEGGAAEVVPDPAGLTAFVRRCLSEPGFASELGERARELVAANRGATNRTARLLLPLVAEAAAARRAA
- a CDS encoding ATP-binding cassette domain-containing protein, with amino-acid sequence MIEAVKLSKYYGQFAACRDVSFQIGQGEVVAFLGPNGAGKSTTMKLLTGYLAPSTGRAFIAGHDMGSDRLAGATKLGYLPENGPLYPDMTPRKLLEFFGDARGMQRGLRDKRIEQVIELCRLKTVVGKPIAKLSKGYRQRVGMAQALLHDPEVLILDEPTAGLDPNQIREVRDMIRRLGQNKTILLSTHIMQEVEAMCSRVIFINEGRVRFDGTPDQLKSGGRSLDEKFHELTAV